AATTGGGCCAGATCCGTGCCGGACTGGTGGTGTCATGCGAAAGCGCCCGTGAACTCAATGAATCAACCATCCGGCGCATGCTTAAAGAGCAGAATATGGCGTTATTTTCCCGCTCCGTTGCAACCCTGACCGGAGGCTCAGGGGCTGTAGCGGTCTTGATGACGGATGGTTCTTTCGATTGCTCCCAATCGCATCAACTGCTCGGTGGCGTCGCCCTCGCGGCACCTCAGCACCACCAGCTTTGTCGCTGGGGTGTTGAAGAAACAGCTCAGGATCAATTGCGCCAGTTCATGAACACAGATGCTGTCGCCGTGATGAACAACGGGGTTGAGCTGGGCCTCAAGACCTGGAACCGGTTTCTGACGGTGATGAACTGGACAGAATCGGATATTGACCGGGTGATCTGTCATCAGGTCGGCTCTGCCCATCAAACGACCATCCTCAAAACACTGGCCATTGATCCGCGCAAGGATTTCACCACCTTTGAGTTCCTTGGTAACATCGGCACGGTTTCATTGCCGATCACTGCCGCCATAGCCGCTGAACGCGGCGTGCTTAAATCCGGGGATCGAACGGCTCTGCTGGGAATTGGCAGTGGGCTTAACTGTATGATGTTGGGGGTACACTGGTGAAACGACTGCTGCCTTTTCAAGGGAACATGCTGACTCTGACCAATGGCCTGCGCTACCATTATCTGGATCAGGGACAGGGAGATCCGGTGGTCATGGTCCACGGCAATCCGAGCTGGTGCTATTACTATCGCCATCTGGCAGTCGCCCTGGCACCAAGCCATCGTGTCATTGTGCCGGACCACATCGGTTGCGGCCTGTCCGACAAGCCGGACGATTCGCGCTATCGTTATACCTTGGAACAACGTGTGGCCGACCTTGAAACCTTGCTCGACCATCTGCACATCAAGGAAAATATCACGCTGGTCGTTCACGATTGGGGCGGCATGATCGGCATGGCCTTCGCCACCCGCTATCCGGAACGGATCAAACGCTGCGTCGTCTTAAATACCGCTGCCTTTCACTTGCCGGCGTCGAAACCGCTGCCCAAAGCGTTAAAGCTCTGTCGCGACAGTCAGATCGGTGCCTTTCTGGTGCGTGGCTTTAATGCCTTCAGCCGTGGTGCTGCCTGGGTTGGCTGCAAGATCAATCCGATGCCCTCTGCCCTGCGGGCGGCGTACATGGCCCCCTACAACACCTGGAACAATCGCATCGCGACATTGCGCTTTGTTCAGGATATTCCGTTGTCTCCTGCGGACAGGGCCTATGCTGAAGTCAGTCGGGTCTCTGAGCAACTTCATCTGCTGGCCGACAAACCCCTGTTCATCGGCTGGGGTGAAAAAGACTTTGTTTTTGACCATCATTTCCTGGCGGAATGGCAAAAGCGCTTTCCTCAGGCCGAATACCATACCTGGCCACGAGGAGGGCATTATATTTTAGAGGATGTCGGCGATGAGCTGATTCCACTGATCTGTCGTTTTATCCGCGAAACGGATGGATGCCCCGACCATGACTGACCTGAGTGAAAACATTGCCCTGCATCTGTCTCGCCGCGCTGAACAGCAGCCTTACACCACGGCAGTGTTTTTTCCTGAAGGGCGCGACCGCAGTGGCCACGTCAGCTACACTCACCTCACCTACCGTCAGCTGGACCAAGAAAGCAACCACATTGCCTGTGCTTTAGCCCAATATGGTGTGCTTCCAGGGGATCGCACCGTTCTGATGGTGAAGCCCAGCCTGAATTTTTTCGCTTTAACCTTTGCCCTGTTCAAACTCGGCGCCATTCCCGTCCTGATTGATCCGGGCATGGGCGTGAAAAACATCAAGCAATGTCTTGAAGAGGTGCAACCAGACGTTTTCATCGGCATTGATAAAGCTCATGTGGCGCGCTTGCTACTCGGTTGGGGGAAAAAATCCCTGAGAGTGTGCATTACGACGGGCATTTCGTTACGATCAACGATGCCGACCTTGCGTCACTTGATGCAAACCGTCTCGGCGTCATCCCCTTTTACCATTTACCAGCCTCAAGATCAGGACACCGCAGCCATCCTGTTTACCAGCGGCAGTACAGGCCCTCCCAAAGGGGCGATCTATACCCACACCAACTTTAATGCCCAGATTGCCGCACTGCAAAAGCTCTATCGCATTGAAGCTGGTGAAATCGACCTGTGCACCTTCCCTCTGTTTGCCCTGTTCGCTCCGGCACTGGGAATGACGGCCGTGATCCCGGATATGGATGCCACGCGTCCGGCGCAGGTCAATCCACAGCGCATTTTTGAGGCGATTGACAATTTTGGTGTGACCAACATGTTTGGTTCCCCTGCCCTGTTAAGACGTGTTGCCGAACAAGGCGTCCGTCAGGGGAAAAAATTACCGACACTGAAACGGGTTATTTCTGCCGGAGCACCTGTTCCTGCGACGGTTCTCGAACAGTTCCGCACGATGCTCTCTGAACAGAGCCCGATCTTCACCCCCTATGGCGCAACTGAATCCCTGCCGGTTTGTTCCATTAGCAGCGACACCCTGCTTGGCGAAACCCGCTTCCTGTCGGATCAGGGCAAAGGCACCTGTGTTGGCCAACCGATCATTGATGTCCAGATTATCGGCATTGAGGATAACGCGATTGAACAATGGTCGGATGAACTTCGCGTCACAGATGGCACCATCGGTGAGATCTGTGTCCGTGGGCCACAGGTGACCCGTGGTTATTTTAATCGCAATGAAGCCAATCAACGGTCCAAAATTCCTGTCAACGATGGCACCTTTTATCACCGTATGGGGGATGTCGGCTACCGGGATGGCCAGGGCCGGATCTGGTTTTGTGGGCGCAAGGACCATCGCGTTGTGGTTCAGGGCGAAACCCTTTATTCAATCCCCTGCGAAGCGGTGTTCAACACTCATCCGGATGTGTTTCGTACCGCTCTAGTCGGCATGGGCGAACGCCCTGACCAACGTGCAATCCTCTGTGTGGAACTGAATCCTGGCGTTACCAAGGACCGTCATGCCATGATCCGCAGTGAATTACAGACCATCCAGAGCAACTACCCGCACACCAAAGCCATTGACGCATTTCTCTTTCATCCCTGCTTTCCTGTGGACATCCGCCATAATGCGAAAATTTTTCGTGAAAAACTGGCGGTCTGGGCTGCCAAGGAGATGTCATGACCATTCTGGTAACCGGGGGCGGTGGTTTTCTCGGTACGGCCATCGTTCGCAAATTACGCCTCCAAGGCCATCACGTGCGCAGCTATTCACGCCAGCGCTATTCTCATCTTGAGGCACTAGACGTCGAACAGTTCTGCGGCGATTTGACCGACCTGAAAAAATTGGCTGAAGCGGTTCGAGACTGTCATATCGTCTATCACGTTGCGGCCAAAGCCGGTATTTGGGGCGAATACGCCGAATATTATCAGGCCAATGTCGTTGGAACCGAGAATGTTATCCGGGCCTGCCGTGATTGCGGAGTCGGCAAACTGGTGTACACCAGTTCCCCCAGTGTGGTGTTCAATGGTCAATCGATGGAAGGTGTTGATGAATCGCAGCCCTACCCGGATCATTACGAAACAGCTTATCCGCAAACCAAAGCGCTGGCCGAGCAACGGGTGATCGCTGCCAATGACGGAAGTCTGGCCACGGTTTCTCTTCGCCCTCATCTGATTTGGGGGCCGGGAGACAACCATCTGACACCACGCATCATCGAAGGTGGCCGCAGTGGCAAACTGCGTCGTATCGGCAAGCAGGATCACTTGGTTGACTGCATCTACATTGAAAATGCGGCTGAAGCCCATCTCCTCGCGGGAGAAAAGGTGGCTATCGGCAACAGGATCAGTGGAAAATGCTACTTTATTTCACAGGACGATCCACGCTATCTGTGGGATATTGTCAACGCGATCCTGGCAACGCAAAACATTGCTTCGGTGACGAAAACTGTACCGGAACGGGTTGCTTATTTTCTCGGAGCGGGATGCGAAACGCTTTTTCGTCTGCTGCAACTGAAACAGGAACCACCGATGACCCGTTTTCTGGCCAAAGAGCTGTCAACAGCCCATTGGTTTTCCATAGAAGCAGCAAAAAATGATCTTGGTTATCAACCAATTTTTTCGATTGAAGAAGGCCTTAAACAGTTAAAGTCCTGAAAAAACACAACTGTATACAAAACGCAATATTTTGCTTTATTGGCGCCCTTCAATTGTGTTAACCATTTGTTTTTATTGAACCATTTCTTTGTGCTCTTTTTTTGTGCAATTTGTCAATTCCTTCGTAAAACGAGGGTTTTAGGTTTTTATTCAGTTAGTTTTCCAGAAGTTATCCACAGGCCCTGTGGATCAAAATTTTCTGTCTAAAATGATGGCTGACAATGACACAGACGACCTTCTCACTTCAGATCTCGGCAGATGAATATCTTCGTTATTATCAAGGTTCTGCAGCGTGGATTCGCATTCAGGCGGATAACGGCCAAATGCTCAGGCTGCCGGCGGGAAACTTCCGCCGCTTTCTCAGTCATAATGGCATTCATGGCCGTTTTATGATCACGTTTGATGACAATTTCAAACTGGTCTCATTGACCAAGTTATAAAATTTCATTTATGGCATGAACCTTCAGAGGTCCAGTCAGAAGAAATGGTCGTGCGCAAGAGGTAAAGCTCTGACGCATTTAAAGACGCCAGGATGTGATAGAGAATTCTGCGACAACAGGTACGAGAATCAAAACGTCTTCCGGCGATAGGGCTCATTGTCGGGTGTCACATATTTCACACCATTCGCCTGACCGGTTGCCGTGTACTTGTCATATTCGTCAACATATGAACCATGATAATGGCAATCCTCACACGGAATCGCGAAATCTGCACTGGCATTACTCGATGCACCATGACAATATTCGCAATACTTTCCATCGCCGTTCGGATCGGTGAAATAGGCTGACCTGTCTTTGTTTGCAGTGTACGGGTTGTCATTGGAGAAACCGCCACCGTGATGCGTTTCCTTCCAACCACCGGGCTGGCTTCCAGTTGAGCTCGCGGTATCCTCTGTATGACAAGGCACGCAATGAGCCCCCCGTTCATTCGTCACACCTGAGACAACCACGCCGAGCGCAAGATCATTAATCCATCGACGGTGCATATAATCATTTTCCGAGCCATGTGCTTCATGACAATTCATGCAGGAAAGAATGATGTCTCCTGGTGTGTTTGAAGTTCCATAAATATTAAAAGGACTGTCCACAGCGGCATACCCGGTCGCCGTATTATATCCATGTTTATCTCCAGGGACGCTGTAAACTCCCGTTTGAATCCCATCGCCACCATTTTCCAGCCATTTTATTGCCAGCAATTGCCCCGCAACACCACCATGATAATACGGACGATCATCGTTGGAAATTAAGACAGAGGAGGCATGGCAATATAAACAAAACTGATTATAATCCGGAGTGTCTGCAGCGGCAGGCTCTCCTGTCGGAGCAATATAGATCGGGGAGCCAGACCATTTGCTCATCCGCTCGCTAACGGCCCCCCCTTCATCTCCATCACTACTATCGCCATCGCCATCGCCATCGCCATACAGAGAAAGATGTTCATCAGGCATCGACATCACCGTCAATGTCGGATCTTCAGGGTCGGAATGATTCCGGCGGGCCAGATGTGGATTATGACATGCGGTGCAAGGATTACTGCCCTCTTTAAACCAAGGGAATTCGTCGGCATTCAAGATGGCATGGTTATAAACATCATTCAGGTCATGACTATGGGATTTATTGAATGCTTCCATAATCGATTCTGCGGTACTCCCACCACTTCCGTAAGGCTCAGAGTGGCCAGAAAATACGGTGGAATAATCGTAGTTGACCACGGTGCTCGAATGACATTGAAAGCAAAAGTTCTCCGCCTCAGTATATGGTGCCGTGTTCTCACCATCCGTCGCTGAAAAAACCATAAAATTTTCTGCACTATCCGCTCCAATGGACGCATGCTGTTCATGGCAATGCGCACAATTTCCCTGACTGTAATTATCAAGACCGGATCGTTCAACGCCATAGAGAGGATCGCCATGGGCAGACGTTGAATAATCAGCCTCACCATACGCAGAAGAGAGTGCGATTGAGGAAAGCAGAATAAGGAATAATGATTTTTTCATCGCAAAAACATCTCCGAAAGATCAATTCAATCCGAATTTCTTCATTCGATAACGGATGGTATCGCGGCTCATCCCCAGGCAATTTGCTGCCTTGGTTTGGTTGCCGTCATAACGCTGCAAGGCTTGTTGAATCAGCATTTTCTCAACTTCTTCAAGCGTTATCCCGTTGGGAGGCAAGGTGATTCCCATGCCTGATGATTCCGGCAAGGGAATGGATTCAGTGTTCAGAACGCGTTCCGTCACCACATCATGGCTCGGCTGACGAATTTCCGGGGGCAAAAAGTTTGGCGTCAATAACGGCGCGGGATCCAGCATCATGACCCGTTCAATCGTATTGCGCAGTTCACGGACATTTCCCGGCCAGTCGTACTGCATTAAATACGCCATGGTTTCCGTTTCTACACCCTGAACTTTTTTGCCATATTCGGCATTGAGACGACCGATAAAATAATCGACCAGACTGGGAATACAGTCGATCCGCTCGCGTAACGGAGGCAAGTGGATACACATGACATTAAGCCGATAATAAAGATCGCCGCGAAACAGTCCTTTTTCCACCAGCGTTGGCAGATCCTGATTCGTCGCCGCAACGATACGAACGTTAGCTTCCAAATTGACTCGCCCGCCGACGCGCCGGTAACGGCGTGTTTCTATGACTTTAAGAATCTTTGTCTGCATCGCTAACGGCATGTCGCCAATCTCATCAAGAAAAACGGTTCCACCGTCAGCACATTCGAAAATGCCCTCTTCACGCTGTGAAGCATCGGTAAATGCGCCTTTTTCATGACCGAACAATTCATTTTCAAGAAGATTATCGGGAATCGCCGCACAGTTCACATCAATAAACGGTGCGTCGGCACGCGAACTGTGCATATGGATAGCTCTGGCGACCAATTCTTTCCCGGTACCACTTTCCCCCAGAATCAGAATCGTTTTGCAATCGCTTTCAGCACAGATTTTGGTCATTTTAAACACTTCGATCATTTTGGCCGAACTACCCACCAGTTGATCGAAATCATTTTTACGCCGTAAAATCCGCTTGGTCGTTGTGGTCTGTTTCTTCAGGCGTCGCTTATCGAGAATCTGCCTGACCCGGTGTTCGATGACATCCAGATTGAACGGTTTGCCGATATATTCGTCGGCACCAAGCTTGAGAGACTTCACAGTAGAATCCAGATCAGCATTTGCGGTGATCATAATCACCATCACCTGCCCATCCTGTTCCTTGAACTCCTGTAACAACTCCATACCATTGGCATCGGGAAGAGCGATATCCAGCAAAATCATTTCAGGTTGGAATGCGGCAAATTTACTGCGCGCTTCTGCACCGGTTGCCGCAGATTCAACGACATAACCGGCATCTTCCAGCATTTCTACCAAGGACCAGTTGATCAGTTTTTCGTCATCAACAACAAGAACACGTTCATTATTCATGTGCAGTCAACCTCCCAACCTGATCGTGTTCAACACGAGCAGGAGCGTCTGACAAGATCAAGATAACACTCACACAGCACCATTTGTCGTCAGGGTATCATCACGCAAGTCCTGGTCTTTTCAGTGACCTGAATCGCAACGGCAAAACTTGGTTTCATTGTTGCAATTTCTCCTCAACGACATATGACGCTACTGAGTGTTTGCAAAAAACCAACCATGTTGCGCCAAAAAGAATGATCGGTCGTTTGTTGCTGGACGAAAGCACAATAAAGACCTCAACTGGCCTTTTTTACATCTGAAATTGACGGCGCTCAGTCTGAATTTTCAGTGTTATGGACAGGATGCCTCAGACAGTGGCCCCATGACTGTTCCGAGCGGCATTTAACGCATAACAGCGCCAACAAAGTGGGGCATATCACCCACTTTAACACAAAAATGGAAGAGCAAACGGGTGGACGCAATGCAGCAGAGAAAAAAAAATAAATATTTTTTTTACAGCTGTATTTTTCTAAGCCTCTGGGCCTGTGACCTGCATCATTTCGCATCCGACTGTCAGGCCGAAACACAGATCAACACCATTCGTCTGGTGGCAACACGCCATGTTGATGATAACGAACAGCCATTATCGTATCCGACGACCATTGCTTATGATGCAACGCGCGATGAGATTATCGTCACTGATGCCGGAAAATCGCAGCTGGTGGTGTTTAACAATGAACTGTTTCCGATTGACAGCCTGGATCAGGGACGGGGGATTTTCGGTGTCAGCAGCTGTTTGCCCGCCAAGGAAGGACTTTATGTCACTTGCGGCGACACGGAAAAAAGTGATGGAGGAATTGCTCTGGTCAACAAGGCATTCATTGTTGAAGAAATGATTCATCCCGAAAAACTCAATCCGCAATTGGGCACATTTACAGCAACGCGACTGATTGCAAATACCAATAATCGATTTTATGTCCTGAGTATCGAGAAGAGCGCTGTGAGTGTTTTTGATCGCAACTGGCACTACCTGCACGACATTGTCCCCAAGGATGAAAAGCTGGGCATTCCCGAACCGGCTCCGATTCAGGCGCTGGATTGCGACACACAGGGCAATCTCTATTTTCTCAGCGAAGAACGTGGTCGGGTCTTTGTTTATGATCTTCACGAAAAATTTCTGTACAAATTCGGCGAAAAAGGTGGTGCAGAACGCAAGCTGGCCCGGCCGAGGGGAATTTCGGTCGACAGCAGAAACCGTCGCCTGTTCATCGTTGACTACCTGCGTCATGCTGTTTCGGCCTATACCCTGGACGGAAATTATCTGTTCGAAATCGGTGGCAAAGGGACCAGACCAGGCTGGTTTCTCTACCCGACGGACGTTACCGTGGATATGGAAGGAAATATTTATGTTACCGACACATTCAACCATCGGATTCAGGAGTTCTCAATTACGGCGCAATAAGGAGCGTCGTGGTTTAACTGCATTGTGTCAAGGATGTTGACACGCCATGAAATTCAACTTTCAGGAGGAAAACATGATGAGACGTGCCACAATCTTTGTGTTGAGTCTGACCCTGTTGTCGCTGACGACATCGGGAGCTCTGGCCAGCCCACTCCCATTGAGCACAGACGACTGTGCCAAATGTCACGATGAGGTCGTCACCGACGTCACAACACGAGGAAGCAAGCACAACACTGCCGTCACCTGCCTTGACTGTCACCTGGAGCATCCGCCCAAAGGAACGGAAGTCATTCCGGCCTGCTCCATGTGTCATGATCCGGCTGACAAGGCCCACTACACCATTGACAACTGTATCTCATGTCACTACCCACACTACCCCTTGGAGATCAATCTTGAAGCGGCCGGTACGGTCAAACCTGTCTGTGTCAGCTGCCACGCCAACGAGGGAACCCAACTGGTTGATTATCCGAGCAAGCACAGTGAACTTGACTGTAAAGAATGCCACCTGGCTCACGGTCAGTTCCTGCCCTGCCTGGAATGTCATGAGCCACATACTGAAGAGATGATTTATGAGGACTGCATCACCTGTCACCAGCCTCATAAACCGACGGTTGTCAAATATCCCGACAACATCCAATCTTCCTATTGTGCTGGCTGTCATGAAACGGAAACCGCTGTTCTGGCCAAAAACACGACCAAACACCACGATCTGAGCTGTGCCTACTGCCACAAGATGCAGCACAAAATGGTACCGCTGTGTACGACTTGCCACGGGACTCCGCACGATGCCGCCCTGCATAGCAAATTCCCGGATTGCATCAGTTGTCACATTGATCCCCACGGCCTGGAAAAATAGCCCGGCGATAGAACTTTATTCATCTGCTGTATGAAGAGGAGACCCATGAAACGAATCAAGAGACATCTCAGCGTATTTATCGCCGTCGCATTCATTGCCGGCATCTGGGGCTGTGTCGAACCGACAAACAGCTCTCTGGTGACCTCGGTAGCCGAGGCTAAATCGAGTGTCAAAGAGGAAAAGAGTCCTTATGAACAGGATGTCAAACCTCTGACCACTCTGGACTGTGCACGCTGTCACTATTCCGTATTTGAAATCATTCGCGACAAAGGTGGCAAACACCAGCTCGACTGCCAGTTTTGCCATGAAACATTCCATACCTATCGCCCGGATAAAACCTGGAGCGATGTCGTGCCCAAATGTACAACCTGTCATGGAGAGATCCATGGCACCGCCTTTCTCGATTGCCTCAGTTGTCACGGCAACGCTCACATGCCGATTGCCGGTTTGAGCAATATGGCAACCTTGGAGAAAGATTGCGCCAACTGCCATACGGCACAAGCCGCTGAAGTGACACAATATCCCAGCGCACACAGCAAAGTGGCCTGCAGCGATTGTCATCATACGCAACACGGCTACAAACCGGATTGCGTTGAGTGTCATGAACAACCCCACGCCGAATATGCCAACAATGATTCCTGCATGGGCTGTCATCCGGTGCACAAACCTCTGGAGATTCATTACAGTGAAGAGACGCCAAACAACGTCTGTGCAACCTGCCATGAAGACATCAACTCCCGGTTGATCAGCACGCATAAAAAACATGCGTCCTTACAATGCGCGTATTGCCATAAAGAAACTCACGGCAATATTCCGCAATGCCAGGATTGTCACGGCCTGCCTCACAGCAAGGGAATGCTGGATAAATTTAACGGCTGCACGGATTGCCATTTCGATCCGCATGCACTGGTGCTTCCCGGCCATTAAACCAGTGGAATAACCCTGTCGGTCAGCGTTTGCACACCAGCGAACGCTGACCGACATTTTTTAATTTCATGTAATTGTATTGACGGGTTCTTTTGGCTCCCGACACCCGGATGACAGATTCATATGCCGTTACTGCAGGGGATAAAAAATAGTCTTGTTCTCCTTGTGCTGCTGATCTTCGCTGCAGATGGCGTTGCATCGCCGGTGCACCTGTCCGGCAATTGGAGCCAGCCTTACGGAGATGACACCGATCAGTGGAAACTTGGCCAGAGCTACAATCTGGATTTGAGTAACGATCTGACTTCGGCCCTGCGCATCTCGGCCAACATGCGCTACGCCACCAACAAAAAAAAGGATTCTGCGGACACGGAAACCCTGTCTCCGTCAGTCCTGGTCAGCCTGAACAACGATTTATTCAACCTGAGTCTCAACGGAATGGAAAACCGCCGCAAAGTGGAAGACGAACCGACGAATATAAACCGGAGTTGGAGCAGTACCTTCGTCTCATCTCTTGATGAGCGCTATTGGCCACAGTTGCGCCTCAATTACAGCCAGAGCATGACCACCAACGATGCCTCTCCGAAAACAACGGATCAGGAGTCGCAAACCTTTAATTCCAGCATCAAATATTCTCTGTACTTCCTGTCATTTCTCTACGATTTTTCAAAAAGTATCGACAACGACCTTCTGGATGACACCGAAAATGAAAACACCAATCATTCAGGACGTGTTCAATGGCAGGACAGCTACTGGAATAATCGGCTGAGTGTCGTTGCCTCTCACAAATATACACGGGATACCAATGTCATTACGGCGCCAACGGAAGGCGGACAGATTGATCGCGATCTGCTACCCAGCGCCGGATTGGCAAGCCTTGACGATACCCCACTCGATGATGCACTGACATCGGAACCAAGCTTAATTGATGGTGATGATCTGACGCCAACAGCGATTGAGGTGCTGCAACCCGGAGAAACCGTCAATGTCGGTGTGCAGGTCAATCTGGAAAGTTTCAACAAACTGACGTTTTACCTGGATCGAGAAATTGACACAAACGTACAAAGCCGTCTGAGTTGGTCCTTTTACGGCAGCCTGGATAATCAAGACTGGAATTTAATCACGGTACCCGCGACCATCGTCTATTCGTCTGAGGATGCACGGACCGTGGTGACCATCGAATTTTCCTCATCGGTGGAAAATCTGCGCTATGTCAAGGCGGCCATTCTGTCAACAGCCGGACTGGATACGGCCTATTTCACAGAAATCACGGTGAGCCAATTAGTCACATTGCCTCCCGGGCAAAACTCTCTGACGACGCTAACGCGGACGCATCTCAG
This is a stretch of genomic DNA from uncultured Desulfuromonas sp.. It encodes these proteins:
- a CDS encoding 3-oxoacyl-ACP synthase III gives rise to the protein MNYQNVYINAINYELPPVVVSSQELEHRLDPLYQSLHMTPGQLQALTGIRERRWWQPNTPLSQGAIAAGRKALAAANIPADAIGAITYAGVCRELFEPATACRVADGLGIGGEALIYDTSNACLGVLNGILDMANRIELGQIRAGLVVSCESARELNESTIRRMLKEQNMALFSRSVATLTGGSGAVAVLMTDGSFDCSQSHQLLGGVALAAPQHHQLCRWGVEETAQDQLRQFMNTDAVAVMNNGVELGLKTWNRFLTVMNWTESDIDRVICHQVGSAHQTTILKTLAIDPRKDFTTFEFLGNIGTVSLPITAAIAAERGVLKSGDRTALLGIGSGLNCMMLGVHW
- a CDS encoding alpha/beta fold hydrolase — protein: MKRLLPFQGNMLTLTNGLRYHYLDQGQGDPVVMVHGNPSWCYYYRHLAVALAPSHRVIVPDHIGCGLSDKPDDSRYRYTLEQRVADLETLLDHLHIKENITLVVHDWGGMIGMAFATRYPERIKRCVVLNTAAFHLPASKPLPKALKLCRDSQIGAFLVRGFNAFSRGAAWVGCKINPMPSALRAAYMAPYNTWNNRIATLRFVQDIPLSPADRAYAEVSRVSEQLHLLADKPLFIGWGEKDFVFDHHFLAEWQKRFPQAEYHTWPRGGHYILEDVGDELIPLICRFIRETDGCPDHD
- a CDS encoding fatty acid CoA ligase family protein translates to MTDLSENIALHLSRRAEQQPYTTAVFFPEGRDRSGHVSYTHLTYRQLDQESNHIACALAQYGVLPGDRTVLMVKPSLNFFALTFALFKLGAIPVLIDPGMGVKNIKQCLEEVQPDVFIGIDKAHVARLLLGWGKKSLRVCITTGISLRSTMPTLRHLMQTVSASSPFTIYQPQDQDTAAILFTSGSTGPPKGAIYTHTNFNAQIAALQKLYRIEAGEIDLCTFPLFALFAPALGMTAVIPDMDATRPAQVNPQRIFEAIDNFGVTNMFGSPALLRRVAEQGVRQGKKLPTLKRVISAGAPVPATVLEQFRTMLSEQSPIFTPYGATESLPVCSISSDTLLGETRFLSDQGKGTCVGQPIIDVQIIGIEDNAIEQWSDELRVTDGTIGEICVRGPQVTRGYFNRNEANQRSKIPVNDGTFYHRMGDVGYRDGQGRIWFCGRKDHRVVVQGETLYSIPCEAVFNTHPDVFRTALVGMGERPDQRAILCVELNPGVTKDRHAMIRSELQTIQSNYPHTKAIDAFLFHPCFPVDIRHNAKIFREKLAVWAAKEMS
- a CDS encoding NAD-dependent epimerase/dehydratase family protein, translated to MTILVTGGGGFLGTAIVRKLRLQGHHVRSYSRQRYSHLEALDVEQFCGDLTDLKKLAEAVRDCHIVYHVAAKAGIWGEYAEYYQANVVGTENVIRACRDCGVGKLVYTSSPSVVFNGQSMEGVDESQPYPDHYETAYPQTKALAEQRVIAANDGSLATVSLRPHLIWGPGDNHLTPRIIEGGRSGKLRRIGKQDHLVDCIYIENAAEAHLLAGEKVAIGNRISGKCYFISQDDPRYLWDIVNAILATQNIASVTKTVPERVAYFLGAGCETLFRLLQLKQEPPMTRFLAKELSTAHWFSIEAAKNDLGYQPIFSIEEGLKQLKS
- a CDS encoding DUF2835 domain-containing protein; the encoded protein is MTQTTFSLQISADEYLRYYQGSAAWIRIQADNGQMLRLPAGNFRRFLSHNGIHGRFMITFDDNFKLVSLTKL
- a CDS encoding cytochrome c3 family protein; translation: MKKSLFLILLSSIALSSAYGEADYSTSAHGDPLYGVERSGLDNYSQGNCAHCHEQHASIGADSAENFMVFSATDGENTAPYTEAENFCFQCHSSTVVNYDYSTVFSGHSEPYGSGGSTAESIMEAFNKSHSHDLNDVYNHAILNADEFPWFKEGSNPCTACHNPHLARRNHSDPEDPTLTVMSMPDEHLSLYGDGDGDGDSSDGDEGGAVSERMSKWSGSPIYIAPTGEPAAADTPDYNQFCLYCHASSVLISNDDRPYYHGGVAGQLLAIKWLENGGDGIQTGVYSVPGDKHGYNTATGYAAVDSPFNIYGTSNTPGDIILSCMNCHEAHGSENDYMHRRWINDLALGVVVSGVTNERGAHCVPCHTEDTASSTGSQPGGWKETHHGGGFSNDNPYTANKDRSAYFTDPNGDGKYCEYCHGASSNASADFAIPCEDCHYHGSYVDEYDKYTATGQANGVKYVTPDNEPYRRKTF
- a CDS encoding sigma-54 dependent transcriptional regulator encodes the protein MNNERVLVVDDEKLINWSLVEMLEDAGYVVESAATGAEARSKFAAFQPEMILLDIALPDANGMELLQEFKEQDGQVMVIMITANADLDSTVKSLKLGADEYIGKPFNLDVIEHRVRQILDKRRLKKQTTTTKRILRRKNDFDQLVGSSAKMIEVFKMTKICAESDCKTILILGESGTGKELVARAIHMHSSRADAPFIDVNCAAIPDNLLENELFGHEKGAFTDASQREEGIFECADGGTVFLDEIGDMPLAMQTKILKVIETRRYRRVGGRVNLEANVRIVAATNQDLPTLVEKGLFRGDLYYRLNVMCIHLPPLRERIDCIPSLVDYFIGRLNAEYGKKVQGVETETMAYLMQYDWPGNVRELRNTIERVMMLDPAPLLTPNFLPPEIRQPSHDVVTERVLNTESIPLPESSGMGITLPPNGITLEEVEKMLIQQALQRYDGNQTKAANCLGMSRDTIRYRMKKFGLN
- a CDS encoding 6-bladed beta-propeller; amino-acid sequence: MQQRKKNKYFFYSCIFLSLWACDLHHFASDCQAETQINTIRLVATRHVDDNEQPLSYPTTIAYDATRDEIIVTDAGKSQLVVFNNELFPIDSLDQGRGIFGVSSCLPAKEGLYVTCGDTEKSDGGIALVNKAFIVEEMIHPEKLNPQLGTFTATRLIANTNNRFYVLSIEKSAVSVFDRNWHYLHDIVPKDEKLGIPEPAPIQALDCDTQGNLYFLSEERGRVFVYDLHEKFLYKFGEKGGAERKLARPRGISVDSRNRRLFIVDYLRHAVSAYTLDGNYLFEIGGKGTRPGWFLYPTDVTVDMEGNIYVTDTFNHRIQEFSITAQ